Below is a genomic region from Dehalococcoidales bacterium.
AGCAGTTGTCAAGTAGTGGAGCAATAGCTATAATCGGTGTGTGAGGGTGAGGAAACTGCACGGGTGGAAGCTGACTGTTGCCGAGGCTAAAGAGGTGCAGAGTCGGCTGGCGTCGAGGGTCCGGCGGACCGGCAGGGTCACCGCACCCCGCTTCATTGCCGGTGTGGACGTGTCTGCGTCCAGGACCGGGGAGGTGGGCACCGGCGCGGTGGTGGTACTTGGGTATCCCGGTCTTGAGCTTGTCGAGGTAAGTGTCATTCGGGGAGAAGTAGAGTTGCCCTATATGCCGGGATTGCTATCGTTTCGCGAGGCACCGCTCATTCTCAGGGCGTGTGAGCAACTCAGCACCACGCCCGACATTATTGTGGTAGATGGCCAGGGAGTTGCCCACCCGCGGCGCTTCGGCCTAGCTTCGCACCTGGGACTGCTCCTGAGTAAGCCGACAGTAGGCTGCGCTAAGTCACGGCTCTGTGGCAGCCACGATGTGCCGGGTGACGAGCGAGGCAGTACTGCCGAGCTGGTAGATGGTGGGGAGACAATCGGGACGGTGGTACGCACCAAACAGGGTACGAAGCCACTGTACGTCTCGGTGGGGCACAGGATAGAGTTGCAGAATGCGGTACACTGGGTATTGGAGTGTTGTCGTGGTTACCGGCTGCCGGAACCGGTCCGGCTGGCCCACCAGGCGGCCGGAGGAAACCTGAAGTGGTGAAGAAACTTCAGCACTGAGAATAGA
It encodes:
- the nfi gene encoding deoxyribonuclease V (cleaves DNA at apurinic or apyrimidinic sites), with amino-acid sequence MRVRKLHGWKLTVAEAKEVQSRLASRVRRTGRVTAPRFIAGVDVSASRTGEVGTGAVVVLGYPGLELVEVSVIRGEVELPYMPGLLSFREAPLILRACEQLSTTPDIIVVDGQGVAHPRRFGLASHLGLLLSKPTVGCAKSRLCGSHDVPGDERGSTAELVDGGETIGTVVRTKQGTKPLYVSVGHRIELQNAVHWVLECCRGYRLPEPVRLAHQAAGGNLKW